A genomic region of Enterococcus sp. 12C11_DIV0727 contains the following coding sequences:
- a CDS encoding DUF916 and DUF3324 domain-containing protein: MKKRILLSLFLCLYIVSLFGFSRDAYAELQFAYETVLPENQKGEGRYFDLRMTPGQEQTVQVMLTNRADQEQTIQVSLNGVKTNSNGVLEYGPSALKNDPSLKHDFKDIVKGPSEVTLAPNETKPLELTITMPATSYDGKIVGGIYLKSKPTKEEEEANKKAKGVVNEYAFLVAMVLQETDEKVTNDLKLNKVYAGLSNYRNSVFVNFSNIKPEFLNNMTVEMEVMAKDSDAVLYDTKKADMKMAPNSMIEFPLEMNGDKMVAGDYKAHILVTSGDQKWEWTENFKITNEEADKYNAQDVSLIQEPGINWKLVALIGAGIFLAFLAIFFIVRAVNKNKKKKKGNKKRKKK, translated from the coding sequence ATGAAAAAACGAATTTTATTAAGTCTCTTTTTATGTTTATACATAGTTTCACTTTTTGGTTTTTCAAGAGATGCATATGCTGAATTGCAATTTGCATATGAAACTGTGCTACCTGAAAATCAAAAAGGGGAAGGGCGTTATTTTGACTTACGTATGACACCTGGGCAGGAACAAACGGTCCAAGTAATGTTAACGAATCGTGCAGATCAAGAACAAACGATTCAAGTTTCCTTAAATGGGGTAAAAACTAATTCAAATGGTGTTTTAGAATATGGACCAAGTGCATTGAAAAATGACCCATCTTTAAAACATGACTTTAAAGACATTGTTAAAGGGCCGTCAGAAGTAACCTTGGCTCCAAATGAAACAAAGCCCTTAGAGCTAACCATCACGATGCCAGCAACAAGCTATGATGGAAAAATCGTTGGTGGAATTTATTTGAAATCCAAACCAACAAAAGAAGAGGAAGAAGCAAATAAAAAAGCAAAAGGTGTAGTCAATGAGTATGCATTTTTAGTTGCAATGGTTTTGCAGGAAACAGATGAGAAAGTAACAAATGATTTAAAATTAAACAAAGTTTATGCAGGATTGTCAAACTATCGAAACAGTGTATTTGTCAATTTTTCAAATATAAAACCAGAATTTTTAAATAACATGACAGTAGAAATGGAAGTAATGGCAAAAGATTCAGATGCTGTTTTATATGATACAAAAAAAGCTGATATGAAGATGGCCCCAAATTCTATGATTGAATTTCCTTTAGAAATGAATGGAGATAAGATGGTCGCAGGGGATTATAAGGCCCATATATTGGTTACAAGTGGTGACCAAAAATGGGAATGGACAGAAAACTTTAAAATTACCAATGAAGAAGCTGATAAATATAATGCTCAAGATGTCTCTTTAATTCAGGAACCAGGAATTAATTGGAAACTAGTGGCTTTGATTGGTGCGGGTATTTTTCTGGCATTCTTAGCAATCTTCTTTATCGTTCGAGCGGTAAATAAGAATAAGAAGAAAAAGAAAGGAAATAAGAAGAGAAAGAAAAAATAA
- the lepB gene encoding signal peptidase I, with product MKQTKKTKVRRQSLKATPNRELSQPKKSKKNVVDQKKRKSKKSNEPTKKSSSRKKRPTKKYIDRKREEQKQLVKELVVSLSLLLGLIVVVQSLLFSFPSVEGYGMTPLLNDGERVIVRKTKEIKRFDLVYIREPGTKRTMIRRVIGLPEEEIAYQNDQLLVDQKPIVERFLKKELNEAKVEQRLLTDNFSLRTVTDESRLPKDSYFVLGDNRHYAADSRNYGWVEKKDILGVVKVRISPMHQITSF from the coding sequence ATGAAACAGACAAAAAAAACTAAAGTTAGACGACAGTCGCTAAAAGCAACTCCTAACAGGGAATTAAGTCAACCAAAAAAAAGCAAAAAGAATGTAGTCGATCAAAAGAAAAGAAAAAGTAAAAAGTCGAATGAACCTACGAAGAAGTCTTCTTCTAGAAAGAAAAGACCCACAAAAAAATATATTGATCGTAAAAGAGAAGAGCAAAAGCAACTAGTAAAAGAATTAGTTGTGAGTTTATCCCTTTTATTAGGATTGATAGTTGTAGTACAGTCATTGCTTTTTTCTTTTCCATCGGTTGAGGGCTATGGAATGACCCCGTTGTTAAACGATGGTGAACGGGTGATTGTCAGAAAAACGAAGGAAATTAAACGGTTTGATTTAGTTTATATCAGGGAACCAGGAACCAAAAGAACGATGATCCGTAGAGTGATTGGTTTACCTGAAGAAGAAATAGCCTATCAAAACGATCAACTATTGGTTGATCAAAAGCCAATTGTAGAACGCTTTTTGAAGAAAGAACTAAATGAAGCAAAGGTGGAGCAACGATTATTGACGGATAACTTCAGTTTGAGAACTGTTACAGATGAAAGCCGTTTGCCCAAAGATAGCTACTTTGTTTTGGGAGATAATCGTCATTATGCTGCAGATAGCCGTAATTATGGCTGGGTTGAGAAGAAAGATATTTTAGGGGTTGTAAAAGTAAGAATATCACCGATGCATCAAATAACATCATTTTAA
- the lepB gene encoding signal peptidase I, giving the protein MVKGPHFSKKRKQRQTTLSPNKRREQRLNLPKKQSENNTLEHRRSWLKEGFWFFALILVIVFLVVFKTHRVSGKSMAPTFENNDRIIVQKNTSPKRYEIVTFDPEIPNDPSYVKRIIGLPGDQIWTESNAVYIRPSNAAPWQQDEVPKFIISMLPDSTLKVLVHEEVALKLAGLSTIPKGNYFVLGDNRAESKDSRALGLIEEKQIEGVVVFRYFPFNKMGLVH; this is encoded by the coding sequence ATGGTAAAAGGACCTCATTTCTCAAAGAAAAGAAAACAACGGCAAACGACTTTAAGTCCAAATAAGCGAAGAGAACAACGACTAAATTTACCAAAAAAACAAAGTGAAAATAATACGCTGGAGCATAGAAGAAGTTGGCTAAAAGAAGGCTTTTGGTTTTTTGCACTTATACTAGTTATTGTTTTTTTAGTTGTATTTAAAACCCATCGTGTTTCAGGGAAATCAATGGCACCAACTTTTGAAAATAATGATCGAATTATTGTACAAAAGAACACATCCCCAAAAAGATATGAGATCGTGACATTTGATCCTGAGATTCCAAATGACCCAAGCTATGTCAAACGAATAATAGGACTTCCAGGGGACCAAATTTGGACAGAATCAAATGCGGTTTATATTCGTCCATCTAATGCTGCACCGTGGCAACAAGATGAAGTTCCCAAATTTATTATCAGCATGTTGCCGGATAGCACGCTTAAAGTATTGGTTCATGAGGAGGTAGCTTTAAAGCTAGCGGGGCTTTCCACAATCCCAAAAGGGAACTATTTTGTATTAGGAGACAATCGCGCTGAGTCCAAAGATAGTAGAGCCCTTGGATTAATTGAAGAAAAACAGATTGAAGGCGTAGTAGTATTTCGCTACTTTCCATTCAACAAAATGGGATTAGTGCACTGA
- a CDS encoding DUF5067 domain-containing protein, producing MKKAIRYFPIFVFSLFIISGCSAKLSDKKQYFEADGIQYQFQLPSTWEVTKDYKATYNKSAVFGAKDKKSNSTLFVLASRKENVDLADFGERTRKELAKLYNYKAKDIYMKETKVGKYKAYKYTLNTTFDKRSTWLHLYYIETEHGLVHFDFYSADDGQHEKRVDIIDSSAYSIKEKEDQGPVEDEDEILFDSSALNVKVTGVMDLSGENDTLVYAIRYMVTNKGKQDDITPKKWQELIKVTQNDQELQEGTVKKDDQVVDITKLLEQQNQTIPSGKSLEAVVIYTLKEKTKDIVLTPSKEVFTDAEPVHLTLANVSGKEGGK from the coding sequence ATGAAAAAAGCAATCAGGTATTTCCCAATTTTCGTTTTTAGTTTATTCATAATCAGTGGTTGTTCGGCAAAATTATCGGATAAAAAACAATACTTTGAAGCAGATGGAATTCAATATCAATTTCAATTGCCGAGTACTTGGGAAGTTACCAAAGATTATAAAGCAACTTATAATAAGTCCGCTGTTTTTGGAGCGAAGGATAAAAAGAGTAATTCTACTTTATTTGTTTTAGCTTCCCGTAAAGAGAATGTTGATTTAGCTGATTTTGGTGAACGAACGCGTAAAGAACTGGCAAAGCTATATAACTATAAAGCGAAAGATATATATATGAAAGAAACCAAAGTTGGCAAGTATAAAGCCTATAAATATACACTAAATACTACGTTTGACAAACGTTCTACTTGGTTACATCTCTATTATATTGAGACAGAACATGGCTTGGTTCATTTTGATTTTTATTCTGCTGATGATGGTCAACATGAGAAACGTGTTGATATCATTGATTCTTCCGCATACTCCATCAAAGAAAAAGAAGATCAAGGTCCTGTTGAAGATGAAGATGAAATTTTATTTGATTCAAGTGCATTAAACGTAAAAGTGACAGGTGTAATGGATTTATCTGGAGAGAATGATACTTTAGTTTATGCGATTCGTTATATGGTTACGAACAAAGGGAAACAAGATGATATCACACCAAAGAAATGGCAAGAGTTGATTAAAGTAACTCAAAATGATCAAGAGCTACAAGAAGGAACCGTTAAAAAAGATGATCAAGTAGTGGATATCACGAAGCTATTAGAACAACAAAATCAAACGATTCCCAGTGGGAAAAGTCTTGAGGCGGTTGTCATATATACGTTGAAAGAGAAGACAAAGGATATAGTACTTACACCTTCTAAAGAGGTCTTTACAGATGCTGAACCTGTCCATTTAACGCTTGCAAATGTTAGTGGAAAGGAAGGCGGGAAATAA
- a CDS encoding YfhO family protein gives MKLKIWLKRKGWAFLLSVLIPIVIMAVVYLMMGIYPTSQRTVLASDALSQTSNFFASFNNTLHGKQSFFYTWYGSLGLNYWSFMAYYINGIFSFVVAFFDNQHIPDALYLILLLKFGVIGGTFWIMSDRLFKLPQIAKIMLSVSFALCGFSIAYSPQQMWLDGLIYLPLVILGIHYLMDDRKPALLFISYLLLFLSNFYMAFMVGVFSFLYVFCRFLTEPKRFKASLVPYLITSLLAGGASMVTILPTLLDLKNNGEGLTPIYSFLTRGMDIWDIPAKTMVGSYDTSKYGSAPFIYFGMLGLIFCLFYFTSRKIALKNKLIYGSLFLLLIASVYIEPMNLFWHGMHSPYMFLFRFSFLFSFLGLLLAGFGLEQVTKDDFNRLVNVVLGLIFLYVLISFVANRKRYEYLDQKTLLATLTVALLYVLLGVLIQKWPKRLVLIGCLFSFVFIGEQLINAQRIVKGIAGEWNYPDRRAYDDHFSDINTLIETTKNENTSLYRVGNVDATSRNESFIHGYSGVTMFSSIRNRHSSQYLDQLGFRSAGTNLTIQYENNTLIMDALLGIKYNLAKEDLRKYGYKAIKTAGDYTLYENQFAMPLGILTDKGIYKKNAVKNQTELMQYLSGDESNIFSFAEVETVKENNVKVEEQEGGVYYSRTANTNRELTYSIDVPERSQAYLSLYGKGTEVDIITKVNGIQRHGSLDSSGQYYDLGYYKEAKTVEVQVVFTGENVVQLVKPKAMFLNSDRFENMMKTIKKNGVSFETSGRTSEAEVELSKDQVVLTTIPFDKGWRAYIDGKRVEIPTFKDAFLALPVPKGKHTVKLVFLPEGFRIGLSLFISCILLFIVYNWWLRKKMKQQIYIQKEKEE, from the coding sequence ATGAAACTAAAAATATGGCTTAAAAGAAAAGGTTGGGCATTTCTTTTAAGTGTACTCATTCCCATCGTAATAATGGCAGTAGTCTACTTAATGATGGGCATTTATCCTACTAGTCAAAGAACAGTCTTAGCGAGTGATGCGTTATCTCAAACTTCTAATTTTTTTGCAAGTTTTAATAATACATTACATGGGAAACAAAGTTTTTTTTATACATGGTATGGTTCTTTAGGATTGAATTACTGGTCATTTATGGCCTATTACATAAACGGCATTTTTAGTTTTGTTGTTGCGTTTTTTGATAATCAACATATTCCTGATGCACTGTATTTGATTTTGCTACTCAAATTCGGAGTCATTGGCGGTACATTTTGGATCATGAGTGATCGTTTATTTAAATTGCCGCAAATTGCAAAAATAATGTTAAGTGTTAGTTTTGCTTTGTGCGGATTTAGTATTGCCTATTCGCCGCAACAAATGTGGTTGGATGGATTAATCTATTTACCTTTAGTTATTTTAGGGATTCATTATTTAATGGATGACCGAAAACCGGCGCTATTATTTATTAGTTACTTATTACTATTTTTATCCAACTTTTATATGGCATTTATGGTTGGCGTATTTTCATTTTTATATGTGTTTTGTCGATTTTTAACAGAGCCTAAGCGATTTAAAGCAAGCTTGGTTCCTTACTTGATAACGTCGCTACTTGCAGGTGGTGCGTCGATGGTCACGATTTTGCCAACATTATTAGACTTGAAAAACAATGGTGAGGGATTAACACCTATCTATAGCTTTCTAACAAGAGGGATGGATATCTGGGATATTCCAGCAAAAACCATGGTAGGGTCCTACGATACTAGTAAATATGGGAGTGCACCTTTTATTTATTTTGGGATGCTAGGGTTGATTTTTTGTCTTTTCTATTTTACAAGTCGAAAAATCGCGCTTAAAAATAAGCTGATCTATGGAAGTTTGTTTCTTCTATTGATTGCAAGTGTTTATATTGAGCCGATGAATCTTTTTTGGCATGGAATGCATTCTCCTTATATGTTTTTATTTCGTTTTAGTTTCTTGTTTTCTTTTTTAGGGCTTTTATTGGCCGGCTTTGGATTAGAACAGGTAACCAAGGATGACTTCAATCGTTTGGTTAATGTTGTGTTGGGCTTGATTTTTCTATATGTTTTGATCAGTTTTGTAGCAAATCGTAAAAGATATGAGTATTTGGATCAGAAAACGTTACTTGCTACATTGACTGTTGCCTTGCTCTATGTGCTATTAGGCGTTCTGATTCAAAAGTGGCCGAAACGTTTGGTATTGATCGGATGTCTATTTTCTTTTGTTTTTATTGGAGAACAGTTGATTAATGCACAAAGAATTGTAAAAGGAATTGCAGGAGAATGGAATTATCCAGATCGTAGAGCTTATGATGATCATTTTTCTGATATCAATACATTGATCGAGACAACCAAAAATGAGAACACTAGTCTATACCGGGTAGGAAATGTTGATGCAACATCTCGAAATGAAAGTTTTATTCATGGATATAGCGGTGTTACAATGTTTTCTTCTATTCGAAATCGTCACTCTTCTCAGTATCTAGATCAGTTAGGCTTTCGTTCAGCGGGAACTAATTTGACGATTCAATATGAAAATAATACGTTGATTATGGATGCTTTATTAGGAATAAAATACAATTTAGCAAAAGAAGATTTAAGAAAATATGGCTATAAAGCGATAAAAACAGCAGGAGATTATACCTTGTATGAAAATCAGTTTGCAATGCCTCTAGGTATATTAACAGACAAGGGGATTTATAAGAAAAATGCTGTAAAAAATCAAACAGAACTAATGCAATACCTATCTGGGGACGAATCAAATATTTTTTCTTTTGCTGAAGTTGAGACAGTGAAAGAAAACAATGTCAAAGTAGAAGAACAAGAAGGTGGCGTTTATTATTCAAGAACCGCAAATACCAATCGTGAGTTGACCTATTCAATTGATGTTCCGGAGCGTTCCCAAGCCTATTTAAGTCTATATGGTAAAGGAACAGAAGTGGATATTATTACGAAAGTGAATGGGATACAGCGTCATGGGAGTCTGGATTCCAGCGGTCAGTATTATGATTTAGGCTATTATAAAGAAGCCAAAACGGTTGAAGTCCAGGTTGTATTCACTGGTGAAAATGTTGTACAACTGGTTAAACCCAAAGCGATGTTTTTAAATAGTGATCGTTTTGAGAATATGATGAAAACAATCAAAAAAAATGGTGTTTCGTTCGAAACTAGCGGTCGAACTTCAGAAGCAGAAGTAGAGTTGTCCAAAGATCAGGTTGTTTTGACAACTATCCCATTCGACAAAGGCTGGAGAGCTTATATTGATGGTAAAAGAGTTGAGATTCCCACATTTAAAGATGCTTTCTTAGCGCTGCCAGTTCCCAAAGGAAAACATACCGTAAAATTAGTATTTTTACCTGAAGGCTTTAGAATCGGTCTTTCATTATTTATTAGTTGTATTCTACTTTTTATAGTGTACAACTGGTGGCTAAGGAAGAAAATGAAACAACAGATTTATATACAGAAGGAGAAAGAGGAATGA